A stretch of Bacillus pseudomycoides DNA encodes these proteins:
- the yhfH gene encoding protein YhfH — protein MIDQPMEFFRNLPTKTCAHCGKEIDEQHEAYHNKCDDCVHEE, from the coding sequence ATGATCGATCAACCGATGGAATTTTTCAGAAATTTACCAACAAAAACGTGTGCACATTGCGGTAAGGAAATTGATGAGCAACACGAAGCATATCATAATAAATGTGACGACTGCGTTCACGAAGAATAG
- a CDS encoding MBL fold metallo-hydrolase: MKMTVVGFWGGFPEVGEATSGYLFEHDGFRLLVDCGSGVLAQLQKYITPSDIDAVLLSHYHHDHVADIGVLQYARLITSATKGQLPQLPIYGHGFDVQGFASLTHEPHTKGIVYNPEELLQIGPFSISFLKTVHPVICYAMRITVGDEVIVYSADSSYIPEFIPFTKDADLFICECNMYAHQEAAKAGHMNSTEVAGIAKNANVKELLLTHLPHTGNTSDLVKEAKEIFDGRITLAHSGYVWNS, from the coding sequence ATGAAAATGACTGTTGTTGGCTTTTGGGGTGGCTTTCCAGAAGTGGGAGAAGCAACGTCGGGGTATTTGTTTGAACACGATGGTTTTCGTTTACTTGTTGACTGTGGCAGTGGTGTACTAGCACAGCTTCAAAAATATATAACACCGTCTGATATAGATGCAGTTCTTTTGTCGCATTATCATCACGATCATGTCGCAGATATTGGGGTGTTGCAATATGCAAGATTAATTACAAGTGCGACAAAAGGACAATTGCCACAATTGCCGATCTATGGGCATGGGTTTGATGTGCAAGGTTTTGCTTCTTTAACACATGAACCGCATACGAAAGGGATTGTGTACAATCCCGAAGAACTACTTCAGATTGGACCGTTCTCTATTTCATTTTTAAAAACAGTACATCCTGTTATATGCTATGCGATGCGTATTACAGTCGGGGATGAAGTAATCGTATATAGTGCTGATTCAAGCTACATTCCTGAATTCATTCCATTTACAAAAGATGCAGATTTATTTATTTGTGAATGCAATATGTATGCACATCAAGAAGCTGCAAAAGCGGGGCATATGAATAGTACAGAGGTAGCAGGTATTGCAAAGAATGCAAATGTTAAGGAACTACTGTTGACTCATCTGCCACATACAGGAAACACATCTGATTTAGTAAAAGAAGCAAAAGAAATTTTCGATGGCCGCATTACGCTTGCGCATAGCGGCTACGTTTGGAATTCATGA
- a CDS encoding lipoate--protein ligase, protein MLFIDNKGITDPTINLAIEEYCVKNLDINETYLLFYINEPSIIIGKNQNTVEEINADYVKEKGIHVVRRLSGGGAVYHDLGNLNFSFITKDDGDSFHNFKKFTEPVTKALGKLGVNAELSGRNDILAEGRKISGNAQFSTKGRMFSHGTLLFDSEIDHVVSALKVKMDKIQSKGIKSIRSRVANITEFLNEKMTTEEFRQLLLETIFEGETEVPTYELTEEDWKEIYKISEDRYRNWDWNYGKSPKFNLQHSHRFPVGQVDVRLEVTKGTVTECKVYGDFFGVEDVHDIEERLTGVQFDKEAFAKALEDVDVKRYFGNITKEDFLALFF, encoded by the coding sequence ATGTTATTTATTGATAATAAAGGGATTACAGATCCTACGATTAACTTAGCAATTGAAGAATATTGCGTGAAAAACTTAGATATTAACGAAACGTACCTTTTGTTCTACATTAATGAACCTTCCATTATTATTGGAAAAAACCAAAACACAGTAGAAGAAATTAATGCTGATTATGTAAAAGAAAAAGGGATTCATGTTGTACGTCGCTTATCAGGTGGCGGCGCTGTATATCATGATTTAGGAAACTTAAACTTCAGCTTTATTACGAAAGATGATGGGGATAGTTTTCATAACTTTAAAAAGTTCACAGAGCCTGTTACGAAAGCGCTTGGAAAATTAGGCGTAAATGCAGAGCTTAGTGGCCGTAATGATATTTTAGCGGAAGGTAGAAAAATTTCAGGTAATGCGCAGTTCTCAACGAAAGGTCGTATGTTTAGTCACGGTACATTACTATTTGATTCTGAAATCGATCACGTTGTATCGGCACTGAAAGTAAAAATGGATAAGATTCAATCAAAAGGAATTAAATCAATCCGCAGCCGCGTAGCGAATATTACGGAATTTTTAAATGAAAAAATGACAACGGAAGAGTTTAGACAACTGCTTCTTGAGACAATTTTTGAAGGAGAAACAGAAGTTCCAACATATGAGCTAACAGAGGAAGATTGGAAAGAAATCTATAAAATTTCTGAAGATCGCTACCGTAATTGGGATTGGAACTATGGGAAGTCTCCTAAGTTCAACTTACAACATTCACACCGTTTTCCAGTTGGACAAGTTGATGTTCGCCTAGAGGTGACAAAAGGAACAGTAACCGAATGTAAAGTATACGGTGATTTCTTCGGCGTAGAAGATGTTCATGATATTGAAGAGCGTTTAACGGGTGTTCAGTTTGATAAAGAAGCTTTTGCTAAGGCGTTAGAAGATGTAGATGTCAAACGCTACTTTGGTAATATAACAAAAGAAGATTTCTTAGCGTTATTCTTTTAA
- a CDS encoding fatty acid--CoA ligase family protein encodes MNLVQSLAETAKKKGEKPAYIFMDQSVSYDQLNKMVTQFSSNLAKMGIGKGDNVALVVGNSPHFLVGLYGTMKAGATVIPINPIYTADEMHYILQNGDVKTIITLDVLLPVIQSLTTRLPSLEHIIICETSSDFNHTETEKMKTFTSLIGTGDLSYEGPELDEEDVAVILYTSGTTGKPKGAMLTHKNLYSNASDVASYLQYTADDRVVAALPMFHVFCLTVAVNAPIVNGATILMLPKFSPKEVFRICRTYEPTIFAGVPTMYNYLYLYEEASADDVKTLRLCISGGASMPVALLKNFENRFNVIVSEGYGLSEASPVTCFNPLDRPRKPGSIGTNIWHVENKVVNELGDEVPVGEVGELIVRGPNVMKGYYNAPEDTAAVLRDGWLYTGDLAKMDDEGYFYIVDRKKDIVLVGGYNVYPREVEEVLYQHKAVAEVVAIGVPDENLGEAVRAYVVLKNGTVTEEELTHYCSLHLAKYKVPKNIEFLEELPKNTTGKLLRRALREKAIQA; translated from the coding sequence GTGAATCTCGTTCAATCTTTGGCTGAAACAGCAAAAAAGAAAGGAGAGAAACCGGCGTATATATTTATGGATCAGTCGGTATCGTATGACCAATTAAACAAAATGGTCACGCAGTTTTCTAGTAATTTAGCAAAAATGGGCATTGGAAAAGGGGACAATGTCGCATTAGTTGTTGGTAATTCACCACATTTTTTAGTTGGTTTATACGGGACGATGAAAGCTGGAGCAACTGTCATTCCAATTAATCCAATTTATACAGCAGACGAAATGCATTATATTTTACAAAATGGAGATGTAAAAACAATCATCACACTTGACGTTCTTCTACCTGTTATACAATCTCTTACAACAAGACTTCCTTCTCTTGAACATATCATCATATGTGAAACCTCATCAGATTTCAATCATACAGAAACCGAAAAAATGAAAACGTTTACTAGTCTTATAGGAACCGGTGACCTATCCTATGAAGGTCCGGAGCTAGATGAAGAAGACGTAGCTGTTATTTTGTACACTTCAGGAACAACTGGAAAACCAAAGGGCGCTATGTTAACACATAAAAATTTATATAGTAATGCTAGCGATGTAGCATCGTATTTACAATATACCGCAGACGATCGCGTTGTTGCCGCGCTTCCAATGTTCCATGTATTTTGTTTAACAGTCGCTGTGAATGCCCCAATTGTTAACGGTGCGACGATTTTAATGTTGCCGAAGTTTAGTCCGAAAGAAGTATTTCGTATATGTCGTACATATGAACCAACAATCTTTGCTGGAGTACCGACAATGTACAATTATTTATATTTATATGAAGAAGCAAGCGCAGACGATGTTAAGACGCTTCGTCTCTGTATTTCGGGCGGGGCTTCTATGCCTGTTGCGCTTCTGAAAAACTTTGAAAATCGCTTTAATGTTATTGTTTCAGAAGGATATGGGTTATCAGAGGCTTCGCCAGTTACTTGTTTTAATCCATTAGATCGCCCGCGTAAACCAGGCTCGATTGGAACGAATATTTGGCATGTAGAAAATAAAGTTGTCAATGAGCTTGGGGACGAAGTGCCTGTAGGCGAAGTTGGTGAACTAATTGTTCGTGGTCCAAATGTGATGAAAGGATATTATAATGCACCGGAAGATACGGCGGCAGTGCTTCGTGATGGATGGTTGTATACAGGTGATTTAGCGAAAATGGATGATGAAGGTTACTTCTATATTGTTGATCGTAAAAAGGATATTGTTCTTGTAGGTGGCTATAACGTATATCCTCGTGAAGTAGAAGAAGTATTATACCAGCACAAAGCAGTTGCGGAAGTTGTTGCGATTGGTGTTCCTGATGAAAACTTAGGAGAAGCAGTACGCGCCTATGTTGTTCTGAAGAATGGTACAGTAACAGAAGAAGAATTAACGCATTACTGTTCTTTACATCTTGCGAAATATAAGGTGCCAAAGAATATCGAGTTTTTGGAGGAATTGCCGAAGAATACGACTGGTAAATTGCTGAGAAGAGCGTTAAGAGAAAAGGCAATACAAGCATAA
- a CDS encoding metallophosphoesterase, with product MKISRYFNIVTIFILYTLLMFYIGWNGWIWLQVTFGWEAWGYYAVLVGLFSYAYLIVQVFKFLPFLRTIGSYWFAVIQYALILLPLADIAVFILQLFAPIDTVIMWTGIVTLSMFIFIFGYGTFNAYSPVIRKYEIHIPKEAKGRKTLRIAMASDMHFGKLSGVSHLKRLVHHVNEMKPDIILLPGDIIDDHPGEFIKKNMGQVMKEMQAPLGVYGVLGNHEYYGRAIPEFLQEMDKIDIHIMLDEVIKVEDSFYLVGRRDKTERDRQSFGGLMETVDKSLPVIAMDHQPFELKQAEESGVDLLLSGHTHRGQMAPNHWITRRMYELDWGYLQKETFHAIVSSGFGFWGPPLRLGSRSEIIQIEVTFG from the coding sequence GTGAAGATTAGTCGATATTTCAATATAGTTACTATTTTCATTCTATATACATTACTGATGTTTTACATCGGATGGAACGGATGGATTTGGCTTCAAGTGACTTTCGGCTGGGAAGCTTGGGGGTATTACGCTGTATTAGTTGGATTATTTTCATATGCGTATTTAATTGTTCAGGTGTTCAAATTTCTTCCTTTTTTAAGGACGATTGGTTCCTATTGGTTTGCGGTCATACAATATGCACTTATATTGTTACCCCTCGCTGATATAGCGGTATTTATTTTACAACTATTTGCACCGATAGATACAGTGATTATGTGGACAGGAATTGTGACTCTTAGTATGTTCATTTTCATATTCGGTTATGGAACATTTAACGCGTATAGTCCTGTTATTCGAAAGTATGAAATTCACATACCAAAAGAAGCGAAAGGGCGGAAAACGCTTCGCATTGCGATGGCGTCTGATATGCATTTTGGTAAATTATCAGGTGTTTCTCATTTGAAAAGACTCGTGCACCATGTAAATGAAATGAAGCCAGATATCATTTTGTTACCGGGAGATATTATTGATGATCATCCTGGAGAATTCATTAAGAAAAACATGGGGCAAGTGATGAAAGAGATGCAGGCGCCTCTTGGTGTGTACGGAGTGCTCGGAAATCATGAATATTATGGAAGAGCAATTCCTGAATTTCTGCAGGAGATGGATAAGATAGATATCCATATCATGTTAGATGAAGTAATCAAAGTTGAAGATAGTTTTTATCTCGTTGGAAGAAGAGATAAAACAGAGCGAGATCGTCAAAGCTTTGGAGGATTAATGGAAACAGTAGATAAATCACTACCTGTTATCGCGATGGATCATCAGCCATTTGAATTAAAACAAGCTGAGGAGTCTGGCGTTGATTTACTATTATCAGGTCATACACATCGAGGGCAAATGGCACCGAATCATTGGATTACGAGAAGAATGTATGAATTAGACTGGGGATACTTACAAAAGGAAACATTTCATGCGATTGTTTCTTCTGGATTTGGTTTTTGGGGGCCACCGCTTAGACTTGGAAGTCGGTCGGAGATTATTCAGATTGAGGTTACGTTTGGGTGA
- a CDS encoding anti-sigma factor — MNCMQCKELWKKYEQGTITAEEQEELENHIETCTICESYLDELLAKTEKVKKRLPPLSHVQVPFRKVKWKHRLQILAFLLAVYMVIYAVGGILSSIYFQFNNEQKLKEVRDLPALALEATIPNSRVTGGGTKVEAFFRTNGTIDLVKTVGKGEFKLGTIQIDSFLSSVQVEQKWADSAYHQNLFFVHPKTQQIEHLKESTKKVWEALQKVPDGTVAELAISFDKSYTLQELETILYSVFEAQEIPPTPVWYALDTGLESAHEEDLRLSSFEVLGFPKDLNLHDLETKQLKTTEEQVIEMMRILSQHEETVKRVAQRSSKELNLQKQYQYVKKHGVKVYGIVITGPSKELLKLQNSPHVRDATLGDIEFWNWFDRPSGSRH; from the coding sequence ATGAATTGCATGCAATGCAAAGAGCTTTGGAAAAAATATGAACAAGGTACGATTACAGCTGAAGAACAAGAAGAATTAGAAAACCATATTGAGACTTGTACGATATGTGAATCATATTTAGATGAACTACTTGCGAAAACAGAAAAAGTAAAGAAAAGACTTCCGCCACTCTCTCATGTTCAAGTGCCTTTTCGAAAAGTTAAATGGAAGCATCGGTTGCAAATTCTTGCTTTCCTACTTGCGGTTTATATGGTTATATATGCGGTCGGTGGTATCCTATCTTCTATCTATTTTCAATTTAACAATGAACAAAAACTAAAAGAAGTTAGGGACCTTCCTGCACTTGCACTAGAAGCGACAATCCCAAATAGCCGAGTTACCGGCGGAGGGACGAAAGTAGAAGCCTTCTTTCGCACAAACGGTACAATTGATTTGGTCAAAACAGTCGGTAAAGGTGAATTTAAACTTGGCACAATCCAGATTGATAGTTTTCTTTCATCTGTACAAGTAGAACAAAAGTGGGCGGACTCAGCATATCACCAAAACCTCTTCTTTGTTCATCCGAAAACGCAACAGATTGAACATCTAAAAGAAAGTACAAAAAAAGTATGGGAAGCACTGCAAAAAGTACCTGATGGAACCGTAGCAGAACTCGCCATTTCTTTTGATAAATCTTACACATTACAAGAGTTAGAAACTATTCTTTATAGTGTATTTGAAGCGCAAGAAATACCACCAACACCTGTATGGTACGCTTTAGATACAGGGTTAGAATCAGCACATGAAGAAGACCTCCGTCTATCTAGTTTTGAAGTACTTGGATTTCCAAAAGACTTAAATTTGCACGACCTGGAAACGAAACAATTAAAAACAACGGAAGAACAAGTAATCGAAATGATGCGTATTTTATCACAACATGAAGAAACCGTAAAACGAGTTGCGCAGCGCAGCAGTAAAGAATTAAATCTACAAAAACAATATCAATATGTGAAAAAACATGGTGTCAAAGTTTACGGTATTGTCATTACTGGTCCATCGAAAGAATTATTAAAATTACAAAATTCTCCTCATGTTCGCGACGCTACTCTTGGAGATATTGAATTTTGGAATTGGTTTGACCGTCCAAGTGGTTCTCGTCACTAA
- a CDS encoding RNA polymerase sigma factor, which translates to MHDLFRYLLSLTGHFHSAEDLMQETFYRMLVHIDYYKGEEVRPWLFTIAYHAFIDWKRKETKQKTTMLEDFHLPDVPSTEQSYFTKYEIAEWLQRLASLPIARRNILLLRDYYGFSYKEITEMTSLTLAKIKIELHRGRKEMRSTKE; encoded by the coding sequence ATGCATGACCTTTTTCGCTATCTTCTCTCCCTAACAGGACACTTTCACTCGGCAGAAGATTTGATGCAAGAAACCTTTTACCGGATGCTCGTCCACATTGACTATTACAAAGGTGAAGAAGTTAGGCCCTGGTTATTTACAATCGCCTACCATGCTTTTATTGATTGGAAGCGAAAAGAAACTAAACAGAAAACAACGATGTTAGAAGATTTTCATTTACCCGATGTTCCAAGTACAGAACAATCCTATTTTACAAAATATGAAATTGCAGAGTGGTTACAGCGCCTCGCTTCTCTTCCTATTGCTAGGCGAAATATTCTCCTATTGCGAGATTACTATGGATTCTCCTATAAAGAAATTACAGAAATGACTAGTCTTACATTAGCAAAGATCAAAATCGAACTACACCGAGGCCGAAAAGAAATGCGATCAACAAAGGAGTGA
- a CDS encoding AraC family transcriptional regulator has product MESYETQIQKAIDYIEEDVMERQTLRHLAYIAGFSEYHFHRVFQALVGDTVMEYVRKRRLARAAYRLSHTEEKILDIALEHGFQSHETFIRAFKKVFHMTPSSYRKQGIKTPMYYKANVRQRKFNPYLGGIQMEFRIEKKPAFYVAGYEMKTTSKEGKNLKDIPAFWDRYLKNNLADRIPNRKHTDQYVELGMCTDFQLETGEFTYVIGMEVTSFDGVPAELAQRTFPEATYAVFTTPKVPHKDMVSSIQQTWNAVFTEWFPHSGYEHAGVTEFELYDERCHEDKSEFAQIEIWLPVQKKQQ; this is encoded by the coding sequence ATGGAAAGCTATGAAACACAAATTCAAAAAGCAATTGATTATATTGAAGAAGATGTAATGGAAAGACAAACGTTACGTCATTTAGCTTATATTGCAGGTTTTTCAGAGTATCATTTTCATCGCGTATTCCAAGCGTTAGTAGGCGATACTGTTATGGAGTATGTTCGGAAGAGGAGGCTAGCTCGGGCAGCTTATCGGCTTTCTCATACGGAAGAAAAAATTCTTGATATCGCATTAGAACATGGCTTTCAATCTCATGAAACGTTCATTCGGGCCTTTAAAAAAGTGTTTCATATGACGCCAAGTAGTTACCGAAAACAAGGAATTAAGACACCAATGTATTATAAAGCGAATGTGAGACAGCGAAAGTTCAATCCATATTTAGGGGGAATACAAATGGAATTTCGTATTGAAAAGAAGCCAGCGTTTTATGTTGCTGGATATGAGATGAAAACAACTAGTAAAGAAGGGAAAAACCTGAAAGATATTCCAGCATTTTGGGATCGTTATTTGAAGAATAATCTTGCAGATCGCATTCCAAATCGTAAACATACAGACCAATATGTAGAGCTTGGGATGTGCACAGATTTTCAGTTAGAAACAGGGGAATTCACATATGTGATTGGAATGGAAGTAACAAGTTTTGATGGAGTGCCAGCTGAACTAGCGCAGCGCACGTTCCCAGAAGCAACGTACGCTGTATTTACAACGCCTAAAGTACCGCATAAAGATATGGTATCTTCCATTCAGCAAACATGGAATGCAGTTTTCACAGAATGGTTTCCGCACTCAGGGTATGAACATGCGGGAGTTACAGAATTTGAATTATACGATGAACGTTGTCATGAGGATAAGAGTGAATTTGCTCAAATTGAGATTTGGTTGCCAGTGCAGAAGAAGCAACAATAA